In Sphingomonas sp. G-3-2-10, a single window of DNA contains:
- a CDS encoding EAL domain-containing protein, which translates to MEGFSLKSRAIAFAMCAGAVAFILALAASSRGEVSADSAGRALIAAIICGVMCWASAERTIAATAGAIDAAIARLSRAANGDLESDIPEEVRECVPPLAEAMDGLFRQLHANLESVQRLAMFDSVTNLPNRTNFRRSCDRLIDEMGPGDNAVLYFIDLDRFKAVNDTMGHAAGDQLLGMVANRLRAVSDRFVAGADGRQVLIGRLAGDEFTMFVPALKDLRDADRIGAGILGALSEPFELAEQEINIGASIGIALRPGHGDNLHDLMRAADAAMYHAKASGRGRTEHFTDALAAEIAERAQLESDLREAVSKDQFALVYQPQIAAHGGRIVGAEALLRWKHPDGLKMPGAFIQRAEETGLIVEIGEWVLQNVAETISRWGRMGIEQRMAVNISQRQIDHATFFRRLRAAMLAANAPAHLLELEISETLAMNCSDDVIEAIATLRADGASVAIDDFGTGYSNIARLRHLPVDRVKLDRSLIEHVADQAEARTIAHAVIGLVHGLGCEAVAEGIESEDQAMVLRVIGCDVLQGYSIAAPMAEEEFLNWVRDERGARAAG; encoded by the coding sequence GTGGAAGGGTTTTCGCTCAAGAGCCGTGCCATCGCGTTCGCGATGTGCGCCGGTGCTGTGGCGTTCATCCTGGCGCTGGCTGCCTCCTCGCGCGGTGAAGTCAGTGCGGATAGCGCGGGCCGCGCGCTGATCGCGGCGATCATCTGTGGCGTGATGTGCTGGGCTTCGGCCGAGCGGACCATCGCCGCGACCGCAGGGGCGATAGACGCCGCCATCGCGCGCCTGTCCCGCGCAGCGAACGGCGATCTGGAAAGCGATATTCCCGAGGAAGTCCGCGAATGCGTGCCGCCACTGGCCGAAGCGATGGACGGGCTGTTCCGCCAGCTCCACGCCAATCTGGAAAGCGTCCAGCGGCTGGCGATGTTCGATTCGGTCACCAACCTGCCCAACCGGACCAATTTCCGCCGCAGCTGCGACCGGCTGATCGACGAGATGGGGCCAGGCGACAATGCGGTGCTCTATTTCATCGATCTCGATCGCTTCAAGGCAGTCAACGACACGATGGGCCATGCGGCGGGCGACCAGTTGCTCGGCATGGTCGCCAACCGCCTGCGGGCGGTGTCCGACCGGTTCGTCGCGGGTGCGGACGGGCGGCAGGTGCTGATCGGCCGGCTGGCGGGCGATGAGTTCACGATGTTCGTGCCGGCGCTGAAGGATTTGCGCGATGCCGACCGGATCGGCGCGGGCATCCTCGGCGCGCTGAGCGAGCCGTTCGAGTTGGCGGAGCAGGAAATCAATATCGGCGCGTCGATCGGCATCGCGCTGCGCCCCGGCCACGGCGACAATCTGCACGACCTGATGCGCGCCGCCGACGCCGCCATGTATCACGCCAAGGCGAGCGGGCGCGGGCGGACCGAGCATTTCACCGACGCGCTGGCGGCCGAGATCGCCGAGCGCGCCCAGCTGGAGAGCGACCTGCGCGAAGCGGTGAGCAAGGATCAGTTCGCGCTGGTCTATCAGCCGCAGATCGCGGCGCATGGCGGCCGCATCGTCGGCGCGGAGGCGCTGCTGCGCTGGAAGCATCCGGACGGGCTGAAGATGCCCGGCGCGTTCATCCAGCGTGCCGAGGAGACCGGGCTGATCGTCGAGATCGGCGAATGGGTGCTCCAGAATGTCGCCGAGACCATCTCGCGCTGGGGCAGGATGGGGATCGAGCAGCGGATGGCAGTGAACATCAGCCAGCGCCAGATCGATCACGCCACCTTCTTCCGCCGCCTGCGCGCGGCCATGCTGGCGGCGAATGCGCCCGCGCATCTGCTGGAGCTGGAGATCAGCGAGACGCTGGCGATGAATTGTTCCGACGATGTGATCGAAGCCATCGCCACGCTGCGCGCCGACGGGGCCAGCGTCGCGATCGACGATTTCGGCACGGGCTATTCCAACATCGCGCGGTTGCGGCACTTGCCGGTCGACCGCGTGAAGCTGGACCGCAGCCTGATCGAGCATGTCGCGGATCAGGCCGAAGCGCGGACGATCGCCCATGCGGTGATCGGGCTGGTCCACGGCCTTGGCTGCGAGGCCGTGGCCGAGGGGATCGAGAGCGAGGACCAGGCGATGGTGCTGCGCGTGATCGGATGCGACGTGCTGCAGGGCTATTCGATCGCCGCGCCGATGGCGGAGGAGGAATTCCTCAATTGGGTGCGCGACGAGCGCGGCGCGCGGGCGGCGGGGTGA
- a CDS encoding Smr/MutS family protein has translation MARGRKLAPEEAALWKLVIASVRPIGPVKPIEVETGPKPVFPPKFKPGKVPQPAPAPAKKPAATPPSTTLDGSWDRRLSRGLVSPESAIDLHGHSLASAYDRLDRGLEAALGRGDRVLLLVTGKAPGPESERPHRRGAIRAAVGDWLGSSRFADRIAAVRGAHPRHGGAGALYIVLRRPRTGNSQPKF, from the coding sequence ATGGCCAGGGGGCGCAAGCTCGCGCCCGAGGAAGCGGCGCTCTGGAAGCTGGTGATCGCAAGCGTGCGGCCGATCGGCCCGGTGAAGCCGATCGAGGTCGAGACGGGGCCCAAACCGGTCTTTCCGCCGAAGTTCAAGCCGGGCAAGGTCCCGCAGCCCGCGCCCGCGCCGGCGAAGAAGCCCGCCGCGACTCCGCCGTCGACCACGCTCGACGGAAGCTGGGACCGGCGGCTGTCGCGCGGGCTGGTGTCGCCCGAAAGCGCGATCGACCTGCACGGGCACAGCCTCGCTTCGGCCTATGACCGGCTCGACCGGGGACTCGAGGCGGCGCTGGGCCGGGGAGACCGGGTGCTGCTGCTGGTGACCGGCAAGGCGCCGGGGCCGGAATCGGAACGGCCGCACAGACGCGGCGCGATCCGTGCGGCTGTGGGCGACTGGCTGGGCTCGTCGCGCTTTGCCGACCGGATCGCGGCGGTGCGGGGCGCGCATCCGCGTCATGGCGGGGCGGGGGCGCTGTATATCGTGCTGCGCCGCCCCAGAACGGGCAATTCGCAACCGAAATTTTAA
- a CDS encoding cupin domain-containing protein: MPKLDLDAIPQTNATGYPPEHASQVQGRWYRRMAPASGVTDFGYSHVTLKPGAWSSQRHWHEGEDEFVVMLSGEAVLVDDDGEHAMRPGDMAAFPKNDGNGHVLQNRSDADCVFVAVGRPSETACHYPDIDMHLFPGIGFRRKNGSEF; this comes from the coding sequence ATGCCCAAGCTCGATCTCGATGCGATCCCGCAGACCAATGCGACCGGATACCCGCCGGAACATGCGAGCCAGGTGCAGGGGCGCTGGTATCGGCGGATGGCGCCCGCCAGCGGGGTCACCGATTTCGGGTATAGTCACGTTACGCTGAAGCCCGGCGCTTGGTCGTCGCAGCGGCACTGGCACGAGGGCGAGGACGAGTTCGTCGTGATGCTCTCGGGCGAAGCGGTGCTGGTCGACGATGACGGCGAACATGCGATGCGGCCGGGCGACATGGCGGCGTTCCCGAAGAATGACGGCAACGGCCATGTGCTGCAGAACCGCAGCGACGCGGATTGCGTGTTCGTCGCGGTGGGGCGGCCGAGCGAAACCGCGTGCCATTATCCCGACATCGACATGCATCTGTTCCCCGGCATCGGCTTTCGCCGCAAGAACGGCAGCGAATTCTAG
- a CDS encoding NAD-dependent epimerase/dehydratase family protein, protein MRKILVTGGAGNVGGSLARRLAANPNNYVVIVDDLTTGNRDKLPRTSGDNWRFVRADANRKEDMSPIFTAERFDAVFHYAAVVGVQRTLANPKLVLNDIHGFETVLDLAKNTGVKRVFFSSSSEVYGEPFEIPQREDTTPLNSRLPYAVVKNVGESYFRTYTQEFGLPHTIFRFFNTYGPLQSTDFVMSKFLSAAQAGKDITLYGDGLQTRTFCYVDDNLDFTEKLLEEDLGLNDTINVGNAEELTIRELAETVIRLTGSSSKIVHLPPLAEGDMTRRCPDVSKMLDILGRPLVTLEEGIRKMMAAERDGVA, encoded by the coding sequence ATGCGGAAGATCCTGGTTACCGGCGGCGCCGGCAATGTCGGCGGCAGCCTTGCGCGCCGTCTCGCGGCGAATCCGAACAATTATGTGGTGATCGTCGACGACCTGACCACCGGCAATCGCGACAAGCTGCCGCGCACGTCGGGCGACAATTGGCGCTTCGTCCGCGCGGATGCGAACCGCAAGGAAGACATGTCGCCGATCTTCACCGCCGAGCGGTTCGATGCGGTGTTCCATTATGCCGCCGTCGTCGGCGTGCAGCGGACGCTGGCGAATCCGAAGCTGGTGCTGAACGACATTCACGGATTCGAGACCGTGCTCGATCTGGCCAAGAATACCGGCGTGAAGCGGGTGTTCTTCTCGTCCAGTTCCGAAGTCTATGGCGAGCCGTTCGAGATTCCGCAGCGTGAGGACACCACGCCGCTCAACTCGCGGCTGCCCTACGCGGTGGTGAAGAATGTCGGTGAGTCCTACTTCCGCACCTACACGCAGGAATTCGGCCTGCCGCACACGATCTTCCGCTTCTTCAACACCTATGGCCCGCTGCAGAGCACCGACTTCGTGATGTCGAAGTTCCTCAGCGCGGCGCAGGCGGGCAAGGACATCACGCTGTACGGCGACGGGCTGCAGACGCGGACCTTCTGCTATGTCGACGACAATCTGGATTTCACCGAGAAGCTGCTCGAGGAAGATCTGGGCCTGAACGACACGATCAATGTCGGCAATGCCGAGGAACTGACCATCCGCGAACTGGCCGAGACGGTGATCCGCCTGACCGGCTCGAGCTCGAAGATCGTCCACCTGCCGCCGCTGGCCGAAGGCGACATGACGCGGCGCTGCCCGGACGTATCGAAGATGCTCGACATCCTCGGGCGTCCGCTGGTGACGCTGGAAGAGGGCATCAGGAAGATGATGGCCGCCGAGCGGGATGGGGTGGCCTGA
- a CDS encoding Tim44/TimA family putative adaptor protein → MVYVILFAFVAGFLALRLYAVLGKRTGHEQAMPKTAEERIPVPSIPRSIDIAPEVRETGSRNIEAGAETGLRQVIQADSSFDVAQFVEGSKAAYRMILEAFWKGDEETLAWLVEDDVRAGFSQAIADRNAAGHVLENRLVAIERAAIVEASVESKTARIAVRFDADIASVTRDKDGNVIAGSLSDAVEVRDIWTFARNLRSDDPNWKLVETDEA, encoded by the coding sequence CTGGTTTACGTCATTCTGTTCGCGTTCGTGGCGGGTTTCCTGGCGTTGCGGCTCTATGCGGTGCTCGGCAAGCGGACGGGGCACGAGCAGGCGATGCCCAAGACGGCGGAGGAGCGCATCCCCGTTCCGTCGATCCCGCGCAGCATCGACATCGCGCCCGAGGTTCGCGAAACCGGCAGCCGCAACATCGAGGCGGGAGCCGAAACCGGCCTGCGCCAGGTGATCCAGGCGGATTCGAGCTTCGATGTCGCCCAGTTCGTCGAAGGGTCGAAGGCGGCCTATCGCATGATCCTCGAAGCCTTTTGGAAGGGCGACGAAGAGACGCTGGCATGGCTGGTCGAGGATGACGTCCGCGCAGGCTTCTCGCAGGCGATCGCCGACCGCAACGCGGCGGGCCATGTGCTGGAGAACCGCCTGGTCGCGATCGAGCGTGCCGCGATCGTCGAAGCCTCCGTCGAGAGCAAGACCGCGCGAATCGCCGTGCGGTTCGATGCGGACATCGCTTCGGTGACGCGCGACAAGGACGGCAACGTCATCGCCGGATCGCTGTCCGACGCAGTCGAGGTGCGCGACATCTGGACCTTCGCACGGAATCTCCGCAGCGACGATCCGAACTGGAAGCTCGTCGAGACCGACGAAGCCTGA
- the dapE gene encoding succinyl-diaminopimelate desuccinylase has protein sequence MNVTELATALMAAESVTPATGKVFDVLEAALLPLGFRVERFVEGEAPDGPVENLLAVRGSGGRHFAFAGHLDVVPPGKGWESEPFAPEIRGGLLYGRGAVDMKGSIAAFVTAVAGLDTDGTVSMIITGDEEGPATYGTPTLIEHMRARNLIPDLCLVGEPSSANRLGDTIKIGRRGSTIIWLDVPGKQGHVAYPHLADNPIPRLIRALAEIDGIVLDEGTDWFQASNIEPTDVTVGNSAGNVIPAHASARLSIRFNDLHKGADLVERITAIVHRHAPAAIVKGTVYGEAFLTAPGEFSTLVQDAAEATLGIRPELSTTGGTSDARFLSKLCPVVEFGLVNATMHKLDEAVAVRDLEALTETYRDVLKRVFTS, from the coding sequence ATGAACGTCACGGAACTCGCCACCGCGCTGATGGCCGCCGAAAGCGTGACGCCCGCCACCGGCAAGGTGTTCGACGTCCTCGAAGCCGCGCTCCTGCCGCTGGGCTTCAGGGTCGAGCGTTTCGTCGAGGGCGAAGCCCCGGACGGCCCGGTCGAAAACCTCCTCGCGGTGCGCGGCAGCGGCGGGCGTCACTTCGCTTTTGCCGGGCATCTCGATGTCGTCCCCCCCGGCAAGGGCTGGGAAAGCGAGCCCTTCGCACCCGAGATTCGCGGCGGCCTGCTCTACGGGCGCGGCGCGGTGGACATGAAGGGTTCGATCGCGGCGTTCGTCACCGCCGTAGCGGGCCTCGATACCGACGGCACCGTCAGCATGATCATCACCGGCGACGAGGAAGGCCCCGCCACCTACGGCACGCCGACGCTGATCGAGCATATGCGCGCGCGGAACCTGATCCCCGATCTGTGCCTCGTCGGGGAACCCAGCTCCGCCAATCGGCTCGGCGACACGATCAAGATCGGCCGTCGCGGATCGACGATCATCTGGCTCGACGTGCCCGGCAAGCAGGGTCATGTCGCCTACCCTCACCTCGCCGACAATCCGATCCCCCGCCTCATCCGCGCGCTGGCCGAGATCGACGGGATCGTGCTCGACGAAGGGACCGACTGGTTCCAGGCATCGAACATCGAGCCGACCGACGTGACCGTCGGCAACTCCGCCGGCAACGTCATCCCCGCCCACGCCAGCGCCCGGCTGAGCATTCGCTTCAACGATCTCCACAAGGGCGCCGATCTGGTCGAGCGGATCACCGCGATCGTCCACCGCCACGCGCCCGCCGCGATCGTGAAGGGCACCGTCTATGGCGAAGCCTTCCTGACCGCTCCCGGCGAATTCTCGACATTGGTGCAGGACGCCGCCGAAGCCACGCTCGGCATCCGCCCGGAACTCTCCACCACCGGCGGCACCTCCGACGCGCGCTTCCTCTCGAAACTGTGCCCGGTGGTCGAATTCGGCCTGGTCAACGCGACGATGCACAAGCTCGACGAAGCGGTCGCGGTGCGCGATCTGGAAGCGCTGACCGAGACTTATCGGGACGTGCTGAAGCGAGTCTTCACCAGCTAA
- a CDS encoding murein transglycosylase A, whose translation MRIWGVAALAVMLSGCSGGIVPAYVDRGAPPPREAPDRGGDRPVNNNVPVRQPIPATQMTPTTVATPATPATTGAKAGAIAGPAISSLPITPAAASRALAAYRLSCTAMQKRTDQSGLTRGSDWAESCTAAANWPARDALSFFTTYFEAVQVGDGKAHSTGYYEPEIAGSRNRRPGYEVPVYAKPNDLVELDLTPFSETLKGKRIRGRFQGQNFVPYYERAEIEKGALDGKVPVIAWAADPVEMFFLEVQGSGRLRLPEGGVMRIGFAGQNGRDYTGIGKLMRDRNLLAPGQASMQGIMKYLRDNPEEGRAIMNENKSYVFFRELTGAGPLGSMGLPVTPMASVAADPMFTPLGAPVFLSMDRAEANGLWVAQDVGGAIKGSNRFDTFWGAGDDARAIAGGMNTRGTAWLLLPVGTLARLNGAQ comes from the coding sequence ATGCGCATCTGGGGGGTAGCCGCGCTCGCGGTGATGTTGAGCGGCTGCTCCGGCGGCATCGTTCCGGCCTATGTCGACCGCGGCGCGCCGCCGCCGCGCGAGGCGCCCGACAGGGGCGGTGATCGCCCGGTCAACAACAACGTGCCCGTCCGCCAGCCGATTCCGGCGACGCAGATGACGCCGACGACGGTTGCGACTCCGGCCACCCCGGCCACCACCGGGGCGAAGGCGGGCGCGATCGCGGGACCGGCGATCAGTTCGCTGCCGATCACCCCGGCTGCCGCCTCGCGCGCGCTGGCGGCATATCGCCTGAGCTGCACCGCGATGCAGAAGCGCACCGACCAGTCTGGCCTGACGCGCGGCAGCGACTGGGCGGAAAGCTGTACCGCGGCGGCGAACTGGCCCGCGCGCGACGCGCTGAGCTTTTTCACCACCTATTTCGAAGCGGTGCAGGTCGGCGACGGCAAGGCGCATTCGACCGGCTATTACGAGCCGGAGATCGCCGGATCGCGCAACCGGCGGCCGGGCTATGAAGTGCCGGTCTATGCCAAGCCGAACGATCTGGTCGAACTGGACCTGACGCCCTTTTCCGAGACGCTGAAGGGCAAGCGCATCCGCGGACGGTTCCAGGGGCAGAATTTCGTACCCTATTACGAGCGCGCCGAGATCGAGAAGGGCGCGCTGGACGGCAAGGTGCCGGTGATCGCCTGGGCGGCGGACCCGGTCGAGATGTTTTTCCTGGAAGTGCAGGGCTCGGGCCGGCTGCGGCTGCCCGAGGGCGGCGTGATGCGGATCGGCTTCGCGGGCCAGAACGGGCGTGACTATACCGGCATCGGCAAGCTGATGCGCGACCGTAACCTGCTGGCGCCCGGACAGGCGTCGATGCAGGGGATCATGAAGTATCTGCGCGATAACCCCGAGGAGGGCCGCGCGATCATGAACGAGAACAAGAGCTATGTGTTCTTCCGCGAACTGACCGGCGCGGGGCCGCTGGGCTCGATGGGCCTGCCGGTGACCCCGATGGCCAGCGTGGCGGCGGACCCGATGTTCACGCCGCTGGGCGCGCCGGTATTCCTTTCGATGGACCGGGCCGAAGCCAACGGGCTGTGGGTGGCGCAGGATGTCGGCGGCGCGATCAAGGGATCGAACCGGTTCGACACTTTCTGGGGCGCGGGCGACGATGCGCGCGCGATCGCGGGCGGAATGAACACGCGCGGCACGGCGTGGCTGCTGCTGCCGGTGGGGACGCTGGCGCGGCTCAACGGCGCGCAATAA
- a CDS encoding glutathione S-transferase family protein, with amino-acid sequence MKLIIGNKAYSSWSLRGWLACKLSGLPFEEVVVPLYDGDWDKRREGDEFAPSSGKVPILWDGDAVVWDSLAIVEYLNDKTGNEKFWPKDPAARAMARSMAAEMHSGFASLRRKHGMNIRQIYPPKQPDDDVVQEIGRIMELWAQARARYGGEGEFLFGEFGAVDIMFAPVVTRFVTYSLPVARFAPAYMQAVLQHPYMQNWIAGAQAEDWVIEKFEVEPAE; translated from the coding sequence ATGAAGCTCATCATCGGCAACAAGGCCTATTCCTCCTGGTCGCTGCGCGGCTGGCTCGCGTGCAAGCTCTCCGGCCTTCCCTTCGAGGAAGTCGTGGTGCCGCTGTACGATGGCGATTGGGACAAGCGCCGCGAGGGCGACGAGTTCGCGCCGTCCTCGGGCAAGGTGCCGATCCTGTGGGATGGTGATGCGGTGGTGTGGGACAGCCTCGCCATCGTCGAATATCTCAACGACAAGACCGGCAACGAGAAATTCTGGCCGAAGGACCCCGCCGCCCGGGCGATGGCGCGTTCGATGGCCGCCGAGATGCACTCGGGCTTCGCATCGCTGCGCCGCAAGCACGGCATGAACATCCGCCAGATCTATCCGCCCAAGCAGCCCGATGACGATGTGGTGCAGGAAATCGGCCGGATCATGGAACTATGGGCACAGGCCCGCGCCCGCTACGGCGGCGAAGGCGAGTTCCTGTTCGGCGAATTCGGCGCGGTCGACATCATGTTCGCGCCGGTGGTGACGCGCTTCGTCACCTACAGCCTGCCCGTCGCCCGCTTCGCCCCCGCCTATATGCAGGCCGTGCTCCAGCACCCGTATATGCAGAACTGGATCGCCGGCGCACAGGCCGAGGATTGGGTGATCGAGAAGTTCGAAGTCGAACCGGCGGAGTGA